The Trichomycterus rosablanca isolate fTriRos1 chromosome 6, fTriRos1.hap1, whole genome shotgun sequence DNA segment GGGACGTTaacactgtatgtaaaacaaagatctactgtatgtgtaagagaatattattatatgtaagcgtaataaatagtgtatgtgaatgcaaataatcatgtttatggaacagaatgatagtgaatgtaagacagaatgatagtgcatgtgaataagaatagttgtatgtgtgagagagtttgatggtgtgtgtgtgagagtatgatagtgtgtgtgtgagagtatgatagtgtgtgtgagagagtttgattgATACGGAAACGAGTTTGATTGAAACGGAAGTAATATTAAATTCTCAGTACCTGATTGGTAGAAGACGCGGGATTTCACAGACATGTCCCGCCTTCCTCATTATTACTGATAGGAGAGGATAGTGGACCGAGAGAGAATCAATGGAGCATCAGCctgttaacattttaaacttttccacCGCTGCCACATCCATGTCAGAAATGTGGATTTAAACCCGACAGCCCGACAGGAGTCTAAACGCGGCCGCGGAGGAAGAGATGCGGTGAAGCTTTATATCCGAACCATCAGCCGAGTGCTGCGAGCTCCATATCAGCCTCAACCACAGAGAGCAGCGGCTCCAGAGTCAGGGGACAGGTGAGTTCACTACATCATTCACCTCTTCATTTAGCTTCTGATAGAGTCGGGTTTAGATTgggatatttaataaatattcgtctttgtaagggaccgtctgcaaattacacgttttaaacgttctagtaatgccaaactaagtaagtgagttctcataaagcacatttataagaaactttgttttggaagctttcttaaagaacaataaataaaattactttatcgTTTTAATGGCTATAGTTGCTCCACATTAATATGTCACTACATTCGAGTCGAATTACATGGAACTTTTGGACTCTTCCCTATGTAGGtcttaataagtaaaataaaatatagattcattttgtatacacaatcataaacaagctgctgcacatggaaagctacagacttacagtctaaCATTTCAAAATCTGTCTCAGTGCTCATTCTAACTTAGTCACTTGTACTATTAAAGTTTgttatatttcttttattacagaaaatgtaattcattatagattgAGACCAAGCTCTCTTGAGTAACTGTTCTCTAAATATTTGATTGGGTGAATTGCTATAGACTGGTTTTGAAACTAAATTCAATTTTTGTGAtttcagtattgaacttttgatggcatgaggaaacaaactggtttcaccaaagttgcacgagggccagaaactaaatggcttcatgattgacaatacatttacatcaaaggcagtgtacattggacaatgacacatttacggtaagttatttaaaaataatgtaagcagtatgtttatattgcatattattaataataataagtaatttgtAGCATTTAGATTTCATGGTTTGGCAATAGGCTAACCCCcaacattttctaaatgcattgtgtgtgtgtttgttttgtttgtttttagtttgtcaCCACAGATTTAGAGGACAGTGGTGTGGAGGTTGACACGACAACAGCATCTAGTGACCACAGAAGTACCACACCAGTCAATGTATGACTACAAGGACTAAGGATACCTTAATCCACCTGAGTGACAGATTATTTGCTGTTGAGACTGTTCTGAAATATTTGGTTTCTGcatgcaacaataaataagaaacatttgtttgcttgggacaagatctttgttaaccagtataatagtgatttcctgacctgtccataacttgataataaatatctaaatattatatggtgtccgttttttttttgtttttttttccccacattactgcattgtttaatttatcAGAAATACATTATGACGTTTTAATTACTATCACAAATAACTCTAATAACCATAACTAATTTGGAATTTGAACATTGTAAATTCTTTGGCCAGTTGCACACCCGTGATGGAAGGCATGTCCATTTGGGTCCAGCACCTGCAGCACATGCCAGCGCTGTTTTCTGATGTTGCAAGACTGTTGTCCTCCTAGCACGTACCTTTCATCTGCATTTGGGGTGATTTGAAGAATCTTATTAACAATGTCAGCCAAAGTCGCAGACATTGCTGTatgctctctctcacacacacacgtcagttaaccaatttgaagttgctatttgtgcctgtataatttcctcctgatgattccaaagcatacagctatTCTTTAGCAACGAATTTCAAGAGACAAAGCGAaggtaatttgtttatgtaggaTGACCAGTTCTGATTGTTGGAGGTAATCTTGGAGAAAATATATCCCTATGTCTAATTTCTACTGATCTTGAGTTTTCCTATAAATTTTTTagggaacaaaaacatgcataatgTGCCTCCAGTGCACACAAACTTCATTGACTGTCACCTCCTTCTAACTGCGGgctaattaaaagaaagtaaaaagttgtcagtgtttatccattaagctcacaaaataatatttccagaatcatgctggtatgtcccatgctgtcagttttcctttcaatgttctaaatgcatctcattgtgatgaacaaaaatagtaaaacatgtcctcctcattaccatttatttccacaaaccaaagtgaccttgtaaaaaaggtagaaagtagaaatatcatggctagttcaacaaagctcaacaaaagtgtagtcattgttaaaaggtctgctgccagatttaaatgttttttgtagacCAATTTATGTGCAGGCTCTGTTCTTACAGCTGTAAGCCAATCTGACTTCCTGTCCTCCTTCCTGGCCTCCTTTTAACAccttgatggtgtgtgagagagtatgatggtgtgtgtgagagagtatgatggtgtgtgtgagagagtatgatggtgtgtgtgagagagtatgatggtgtgtgtgagagagtatgatggtatgtgtgagagagtatgatggtgtgtgtgtgtgagagagtatgatggtgtgtgtgtaagagtatgatggtgtgtgtgtgtgagagagtgtgtgtgtgagagagtatgatggtgtgtgtgtgagagagtatgatggtgtgtgtgagagagtatgatggtgtgtgtgtgagagtatgatggtgtgtgtgtgagagtatgatggtgtgtgtgtgagagtatgatggtgtgtgtgagagagtatgatggtgtgtgtgtgagagtatgatggtgtgtgagagagtatgatggtgtgtgtgtgagagagtatgatggtgtgtgtgtaagagtatgatggtgtgtgagagagtatgatggtgtgtgtgtgagagagtatgatggtgtgtgtgtgagagtatgatggtgtgtgtgagagagtatgatggtgtgtgtgtgagagtatgatggtgtgtgtgtaagagtatgatggtgtgtgagagagtatgatggtgtgtgtgtgtgagagagtatgatggtgtgtgtgtgagagtatgatggtgtgtgtgagagagtatgatggtgtgtgtgtgagagtatgatggtgtgtgtgtgagagtatgatggtgtgtgtgtgagagtatgatggtgtgtgtgagagagtatgatggtgtgtgtgtgagagtatgatggtgtgtgtgagagaattcaacttagaattatggcctacacggcctctcatacagacacacacagacacacacagacacacacagaggccCAGCAACAACATTTTtcttattacaataataaatgatcatttataATAACTAAATATAATTACTAAAGCAGATGAATGAacgaattaataaattaattaattgaattaATTCATTAACTGAATTAAggtattcattattaaatatttaaaattaatgatTTTGGAAAAACTGTCATAAAATTACTAATGCACATATCAATCATTTCTAATAACAAATaactaattattaataaaaaaaatgtattcagaTTTTAGAGAGATTGAATTCCCTGTATTTGTGTCTCTGGGGGTCAGGTGTAAGTAGGGCGTGTGTTTTGTAGCTGTGTTTGCTTGAAATATAAGAGATTATTAATAAACTAGCTAGTGTGAATGAATCGAGTGTTACATATgttaataaatgtgtgttttctcCTTTACATTTGTTCACACTGACCTCTGTAATGAAAAACTCCATTTCCATCCACAAACAAAACCTACAACAGCAAAACAGAAACACCAGAGACCAGAGAGTTTAATTATtcataattctaataataagcAAAGCAAAAAATATCTCGGATTATATTTACACTAAAGGGGGTCGAACAGCgatagagagagaaagaggcagacagaaagataggcaggcagacagacaaagaaagaaagatttaGTAATGGAACTTCTGTAGATGCTGCACTGTGTGAATAATCTGATGATGCTCGTATGAATCTGCTGTAATTACAGGAAAATAAAACGTTCTCATGTCTGTATAGAATAACCTCCAGATTCTAAGTAATTCTATAATTTTATATAGATTCTAAATATAGTATgtgaggtttgtgtgtgtgttggtgtgtgtgtgtgtgtgtatatacaaccTGTGGCATTAGATCAGGCTGGTCTTCTCTGAGTTTATTTAGAAGCTgcagcagtggtggagcttCTCTGAATCCCAAAAAACCCGAGACATATGGAGAGCTGAGACACACCATCTCACCAACCTTATACAGAacctacagacacacacctTTAAATTTAATAATCTGTATATCTTAATATAcacattaatataatattaataaatctaattttaatacatttatcttCATAGATTTAATCTTAAGTCTAATCTTAAAAACTACAATTTTAAAATATCTAATCgtaatatacactatactgctaaaagtattcgctcgtctgccttcacacgcatatgaacttgagtgacgtcccattgtTAATCCAtaaggtttaatatgatgtcggccgaccctttacagctataacagctccaactcttctgagaaggctttctacaaggtttaggagtgtgtttatgggaatttttgaccattcttccagaagtgcatttgtgaggtcagacactgatgttgtgATGTGGTGTTCTATCAGGACTCTGtgtaggccagtcaagttcttccacaccaaactcgctcatccatgtctttatggaccttgctttgtgcactggtgcgcagtcatgttggaacaggaaggggccatccccaaactgttcccacaaagttgggagcatgaaattgtccaaaatctcttggtatgctgaagcattaagagttcctttcactggaactaaggagcCGAGCCCaaatcctgaaaaacaaccccacaccataatccccccctccaccaaactttacactcggcacaatgcagacaagtaccgttctcctggcaaccgccaaacccagactcgtccatagGATTGccaagcgtgattcgtcactcaagagaacacgtctccactgctctatagtccagtggtggcgtgctttacaccgctgcatccgacgctttgcgctcggtgatgtaaggcttggatgcagctgctcggccatggaaacccattccatgaagctctctacacactgttcatgagctaatctgaaggccacatgaagtttggaggtctgtagcgattgactgcagaaagttggcgacctctgcgcactatcccaatcacttccactttgttataatagcactgacagttgactgtggaatatttagtagcaaggaaatttcatgactggacttgttgcacaggtggcatcctatcacgataccacactggaattcactgagctcctgaaagcgacccattctttcactaatgtttgtagaagtagtctgcatgcctaggtgcttggttttatacacctgtgttcatggaagtgattggaacacctgaattcaatgatttggatgggtgagtgaatacttttggcaatatataaatatagtgtatctaatCTTAATATATCTAATCTTAATAAATCTAATCTTAATAAATCTGATCTTAATAAATCTGATCTtaataaatcacacacacacacacccctgaccttggatcccagcagtggtgggcctgTGTAAtttatcgctgtgccacccaagcacctatcattatttttatcagCTGCACCTGTATATACAGGGCTCACTACAGTGGATCTGATATGCATACCAgacctggcacagtttttactgtgccggatgcccttcctgacacaacccttcgATTTCTAACTAAGCTTGGGACCGGTACTAGGCTgggctgtttattattattattattattattattattattattattgtttacctTTAGGTCGGGGTAGCTGAGTATGACGAGTTGTGCGTAGGCATTTTTTTCATCTCCTTTAATAAATGACAGGTCGACTCCACCCACTCTCACCAGCCCACTGAACTCTGGATCGTTCTGCCATGCCTCGGTGTCCTCCCGTACCAGCCTGTCTCTCATATCCTCCtgttctctacacacacacacatgcacacacacacacactactattaTTGCGTGCcctaaagaatataaaataatgaaaagttCAGATCGCTGTGCGACACAGCAGGTTGTCTCACAGCACAACCTCacagatgtctacatacttttggccttatattATTTCCTTTTTGTCTACGGGAATAAAATAagttatgtggacacctgaccatgagcttattggacaaGCAGTTTCTTAAATATCAGCTTTGATATGTAGTCCAATTTTTGTATGGACTGTATATAACACGCATGCTTTTTGgaatatttcatttcattcaggagAGGCTTTAATCAAAAAAGTAACTTACAACTAGGACTAAATAGAATACAAGCAACTTGCTCAGGAGCTCAACAGTAAAAAcctggcaaccttctaattccagtacattaaccactggtCATATTACAACAAATATAAAGCAATGGTCTCAGTTAGATCAGTAATTGATTCAGTTTGAAAGTGAAATTGTAGAAAGTGCTTTATTTTTATCCGGGTCCCTGATGATTCAGAGCCTATACTAGAGTCACTgagtgcaaggcagaaatacaccatatggccaaaagtatttggtcacctgactatgagcttgtcagacatcctatttcaaaaacaaatagtattcaaatagagtgacctctgtgtgattgtTTTAGCTGTAACAACAGTCACTCTATTGAGAAAGCatctcacaagattttgaagtatgtgtgtatgaacgtgtgcccattcagtcaaaagagcatttgtatgaccgGGCAcggatgttggtcaagaaagcctcaactgatgttctagttcattccaaagctgttcagtggtgctgaggtcagatTCTTTAACCAAAACTGCACTGACACCACCATGGTAATGCCACAGtaatgtgtgttgttctggtatgtgtgtagcatgtgcagtagtgttgttgggattctaCAGAGTTTGCTTTGAGCACAggggaacagtcatgctggaacaggacagcaCCTTCCTTAAACTATTGTTGCAAAGatgaaagcatatcattttcttaatataattgatttattacacctgttaacaattgttgtgactgaaatacatgaatttaaagattagaaGGGGGGTCACAGTACTATTCACAATTACTCAAACTCACAGATCACTCACCGACATGTTGTTGTCCAAGTACCTAAATTCAAACGCACATGGACACTGAAATACATGTCAAACTAACCGTTGCACCGCTGTTCTgtattaaattcatttttattcattttcagtcAGTCGGCGGCATTAAATAAACTTAAACCCTGGGGCCGAAGTTCagctgtacggaacactgttaaCACTTAAACCCTGGGGCCGAAGTTCagctgtacggaacactgttaaCACTTAAACCCTGAGGCCGAAGTTCagctgtacggaacactgttaaCACTTAAACCCTGGGGCCGAAGTTCagctgtacggaacactgttaaCACTTAAACCCTGGGGCCGAAGTTCagctgtacggaacactgtttcAGATCTTCCTCAACTTTAAAGCGCACCGAcaatttcattaataaaaacaacaacaacaactaaaATGACTTGAATAAAGATGCTAGAGTACTTAAAGTCCTACCTCTGCCATGTTCTCACCACCTCCTCCTCTGGaacatttaattcattcattcattcagagctccgttcttatttatttatttactcagtctTCCGGATTCTGGTGCACACGCGTGACGTCACGCAGGGGGCGTGGTCGCACCCAGAACGCGCCCCGGAGAATAgtaaatatacagtagtatataaataaatatataaataaagaatagtgctggaatacaaaaacacatacaaactACACTCACACAGCATTTATGGGTGGTGGAACACTTTCAACACTGCACTGACACCACCATGGTAATGattgttgttctggtatgagttaggactgggcggtatgaccaaaaatctgtatcatggttttttttattaagattctaacggtttcacggtatatcacggtatgttttattttttgtatgactgggactttttatatgtctgtggctgtcataagtacatagaatataaaacatttccattttaccatgtacagtggggtcaaaaagtatttagtcagccactgattgtgcaagttctcctacttagaaagatgagagaggtctgtaattttcatcataggtacacttcaactatgagagacaaaatgagaaaaaaaatccaggaaatcacattgtaggatttttaaagaatttattcgtaaatgatggtgaaaaataagtatttggtcaataacaaacaagcaagatttctggctctcacagacctgtaacttcttctttaagaagctcttctgtcctccactcgttacctgtattaatggcacctgtttgacctcgttatctgtataaaagacacctgtccacagcctcaaacagtcagactccaaactcaaccatggccaagaccaaagagctgtcgaaggacaccaggaagaaaattgtagacctgcaccaggctgggaagagtgaatctaaaataggcaagcaggttggtgtgaataaatcaactgtgggaacaattgtaagaaaatggaagac contains these protein-coding regions:
- the LOC134316249 gene encoding endonuclease V-like, coding for MNELNVPEEEVVRTWQREQEDMRDRLVREDTEAWQNDPEFSGLVRVGGVDLSFIKGDEKNAYAQLVILSYPDLKVLYKVGEMVCLSSPYVSGFLGFREAPPLLQLLNKLREDQPDLMPQVLFVDGNGVFHYREFGLACHLGVLSDLPCVGVAKNLLQVQGVVRDDGHLAQISALSRAGESFPLIADSGKILGQALRSSDRSTKPVYVSVGHRISLDTAVRLTFTCCHYRVPEPIRQADLLSREYLRTHFPSSSSP